The region CTCAACCGGATAGCCGGCAACAAAATGAAGGCAGTTGAAAAACTGGTTTAGCCGCAGGAGATTCTGAAAATCAGCGCGTGTGCCGACACGCCTGCCGCCATCGAGATCGCTGACATTGGGCGCTGACGAAACGGTCGAATACGCGATATGTCGGCCACCAAGATGAATTTTGTGCTTCGGATTTCTTGGGGTGACGGTGAAGATTGATGGCGCTTTGCTGATCGCATCCAGCACCAGCGCCCTGTCCATCCGGACGTTTTCGGTGTTGTCATCCACCTCACAGCCGATATCTTTCAGATGCGATCTTGCTTCACTATTGAGAAAGAGAATACCGATCTCCTCCAGCACCCTGAGCGAGGTCAAATGGATGCGCTCAAGCGTTTCCTCATTAGCAGGTTCAACCGGCGGATCGATATATTCAGGAATTGACCAGGCAAGCTGTTCGATCGCCGCCCTGGTGTCGGTCCTGCTTTGGGACCGGCCTGAACGTCGCCGGCCACGTTCTGATGCTGGTGCGTTCATACGCGTGTTCCTTCACCTATCACCTTAACCACGAATACCGGCCTGAAAAGTCTAAAAAAGACATTTTAATGCGAAAATTCGCCCTTACCTTAAATCTATACTGGCCAAGATGGTTGCGGCATCATAAAAGCAGATAATCATGGCAACGGGAGAAAAGGCATGCCTCTTCGATCCAGGAAAATCATGCTGGCCCTTGGTGGCGCCCGCTCCGGCAAGACAGCCTATGCCGAAGGTGAGGCGCTGGCGCTTGCCGGGGAATCTCGCCCCTTCTATCTTGCCACCGGCCAGGCTTTTGACGCGGAGATGGAAGCAAGAATATCCCGCCACCGCGAGTTGAGGCAGGATCGATTCACCACCATTGAAGAGCCGCTTGATATCGCATCAATCCTGAGGGGACAGGACGAAGGAAGTGTCATCCTTGTTGACAGTATCGGCGTCTGGATCACCAACCTGATGCTGGGCGAGAGCGACAGACCCGCGGCTTTTGACGCGTTCATCACCGCACTCGAAGAGACGAAAGCATCCGTGGTGATTGTCAGTGAGGAAACCGGCCTTGGCATCGTGCCTGAAAACAAAATGGCCAGAGATTTCCGTGATGATACAGGACTTCTCAACCAACGTGTCGCCGCCATGGCCGACAAGGTCGTCCTGATGGTAGCCGGTCTCCCCATGATCCTGAAATAATTGCCGGGATATTGTGAAAATCGTGGCCAAAATTCGAGGCAGACACCCATGACCATCTCTCTCCTTGACGTCGAATCCTATCAAAAAGCCATAAAGAGCCTGCCCGGACCAGATGGGAAGGCTGAAGATGCGGCACGACTGAGGCAGGGGCAATTGACCAAACCCCCCGGCTCCCTCGGGCGGCTTGAAGATATTGCTATCTGGATGGCCGGATGGCAGGGCCGGGAAAAGCCGCATCTCAACTCACCTTCCTGCCTGATTTTTGCAGGCAACCATGGGGTTGCGGCGCGCGGCGTTTCCGCCTTTCCGGCCGAAGTCACGGCCCAGATGGTAGGTAATTTCACCGCAGGCGGGGCCGCGATCAATCAGCTGACCCGTGCGGCGGGGATCAGGCTTGAGGTGACTGCACTGGAACTGGATCGCCCGACCCGGGATTTCACCGCTGAACCCGCGATGAGCACCGAAGAGACGCTTGCTGCCATGAAAACAGGTGCTGATGCCATCCCCGATGACGCCGATATCCTTCTTCTCGGTGAGATGGGAATAGCCAACACCACCGCCGCCGCGGCTGTTGCCGCCGCCTGCCTTGGGGGGGTGGCACGCGACTGGGTTGGCCCTGGCACCGGCCTTGATGCGGCTGGCGTAAACCATAAGGCGGATGTGGTCGAAGAGGCAATTGCCCTTCATTCGGATGCCCGGGATGGTTTTTCCATCCTTGCATGTCTTGGTGGACGCGAGATTGCCGCAATTGCTGGCGCTGTGCTGGCGGCCCGGCATCGCTCTCTTCCTGTCCTTCTTGATGGGTATATCAGCACCGCTTCGGTTCTGCCTCTTTACCTGGACAACCCTTCTATTCTGGACCATTGCCTGATCAGTCATCGATCCGAGGAGCCGGGGCACCAGCGTATTCTTGCCAAAACCGGACTTGAGCCTATACTGGATCTCAGGCTTCGGCTTGGTGAAGGAAGCGGTGCTGCGACGGCGCTTCCCATTATCAGGGCCGCCGTGGAAGCCCATAGCGGCATGGCCACCTTTGCCGAAGCCGGTGTATCCGACGGATAGAAATGGAGGGATGATGACCAGATCCCAACCCCCTTCATCGGACTGGAGCAACATAACGCCCGGCCTTCTTTATCAGGATATCATGGCGGCATCGATGATCCTGACGCGGATACCGGTGACCTATGAATTTGAAACCGAACCGGACACGAAACGAAGCTATTGGGCTTTCCCCATCATCGGCGTTGGTGTTGCCGCCATCCCCGGGGCGATCGGCGCGTTGCTTGTCACTGCCGGTATTCCGCCGCTGGCATCAGCCATGCTGGCGCTGGGCGGCATCATGATACTGACAGGCGGGCTTCATCAGGACGGGCTTGCCGATGTCGCGGACGGGCTTGGCGGGCGTGATCCATCGCATCGGCTTCGAATCATGCGCGACAGCGCCACCGGCAGTTTCGGCACCCTTGCCTTGCTGATTTTCACCATGACGGCCGCGGTATACCTTGCTGATCTCGGCAGCAACAGCCCATGGGGAATGCTCCATGCGCTGGTGGCAAGCGCGGCCCTCTCGCGGGCGATGATGGCGCTCCAGCGGGTTATGCGCTCACCTCCGGATGAGACGGGACTTGCTCATCTGACCGGTCAGCCCGACATGATCGTTGCAGCGACAAGCCTGCTGCTCGGTCTTCTTCTGGCAATTGTCTTCACCGGCATCAGCGCCGCGATTGCTGGGTTTCTGGCCGGCGTTGCGGTCACGCTGGCGCTTGGCTGGTTTCTTGAGAGGTGGATTGGCGGCGTCAATGGCGACGGGCTCGGCGCCACCCAGCAGATCAGCGAAACCGCAATCCTCATGACTTTCGTGATGATCGGCTGAAATGGCGGAGATGGTGCGGCCACTTCACCTGACCCTTATCCGGCATGGCCCTTCGGTTCATGAAGAGGGATGCCTGCCGCCCGCCGATCCGGAGGCCGATATGTCGGATATAGCGGCATTTGAACGTCTGGCCGGTTTGCTGCCTGCTGATGCGACCTGGTGGGTCAGCCCCCTCCGCCGGACACGCATGACCGCTGATGCCCTCATTGCGGCCGGGGCACATCCGGGTGAGATGATCACCGCCCCCATGCTCAAGGAGCAGGATTACGGAACCTGGCATGGACGACCCGTCGCTGAAATCTGGGAAGAGATCAAGGATGGCCCGCTGACACCGTTCCATTTTCTGCATCCTTCGGTCACGCCCCCCGGTGGTGAAAGTTTTGACCAGCTATGGGCCCGGGTAGCTGAACTTAGGCAATCCATCGAAAAAACCCGGGAAGATCACCTGGTGCTGATCGGCCATGCCATGATCTTCCGCGCCCTGATCGGTCAGGCGATGGGGCTTGATGCGGAACGCGCGCTTGCCTTCGGTATCAGCCCTCTTTCGATGAGCCGGATTACATTTATCCGCCCGCAAGGCGAGAGCAGGGGAAGCTGGATGCTTGATCAGCTGAATGTTCCGGCCTAGCGGTTGCCTCTCGGGTCCACCCAGCCGATACTTCCGTCGTCCCGCCGATGCAGCATGTTGAGCCCGAGATGGGCCTTGTTCCTGAACATCAGCGCCGACTGGCCCGAAAGTTCAAACACCATCACCGCTTCTTCAACGGTCATGAGATGCACTTCGTAATCCATTTCGGCCAGAATAGGTGGTGCGGATATATCTTCGGGCAGAGCGGCTTCGGCTTCAGGTTCTTCCTGGGCAAAAACCGTCACCGTTGCCGGCATAATATCTTCTGCCGACGTCTCAGCGCGATGATTCTTGAGCCTACGATGGTAACGGCGAAGCCGTTTCTCGATATGATTGATAGCCTGATCCAGCGCGACATGGGCATCAGAGGCCGCGCCACTGGCCTCCATGACTATTCGGCGGGTAAGCGTTATCCGGATGCCAACATCAAATCCTGCGGTTCCCTTGGTCAGGGTAACGGATCCGCTGATCGCGTTATCAAAATATTTTAGAACCGCTGCGGACAACGAATCATTTGCATGTTCCTGAAAGGCTCCACCGGTATCCATGTTCTTGCCGGAAACGCTTATCTTCATCACCGCTTCTCCTTATATATATTCAAGTCGTAATATCAGGATCGCAGATCAGGGCCATCCCTGCAACAATCCCGATGGGAATATCAGGTGGATAGGCTGGAATCGTCCCTCAGACCTATGGACAATCTGCCGCCGGTGATACCGCTGACGAAATGCAATGGCCGCGCGGCCTCGCCTTCCCGCCCCCTGAAACCTGGCGCCGAGAGGATCGTCAACATCCCGGGGCTGTCGTCAAGAACCGTGGCGCCGGTACCATCTCGATCCGCACAGAGGCAGAAGCGGGACTCGCCGGCTAGCGTGATGATAAAAACAAGCCGGCGATAGCGCAGGGCATCGCGGTGAACACCGATCCCTTTTGATCCGCTGGCGTAATGCTGCACCGCCAGGTCATTGAGCGTGAGCGGCCCGTCAAGAAAGGGAGAGTTCCTATCTTTTTCAACTTCGGCCACGCATATCTCCAGCAGATCGGCAAGATCAGCCAGCGCATCCTGCCGCGGTGCCGGAAAGCAGATATCGAAATCCTGATGCACCTCACGCCCCTGAGCCCCGGCCCGGGGCTTTGCCTTTCGCATGGGCAGACGTGAAGCCTGGCGGATCAACGCCGCCACTTCATCGGGGCTGAAAAACGGCACCGACACGCCGAGTGTGCCCTCTGCCGCCAGCTCGTCAAGCGCCGCGCCCAACGCCCTGACCTTGCCCGGCGTTCTGGACAATGGCGGGGGCACTTGTGCTACCCGCGCAGATCCGCGGCCATGGCGTCGATCTTTGGCATGGCCTTTTCCACCCGGTCAAAGAGCAGGTTGATTTCATCTTCAGATGTAATCAAAGGCGGGCAGAAACCGATACCATCCACCGGCAGCGCGCGCAGGATAACCCCATGCTCCTGAATGATGGCCATGGCTTTGGCGGCAAATTTCTGGGCAGGATCAATCTTGATGCGTGTGCCGGGTTCAGCCACGAATTCCATGGCGCCGATCAGGCCGACGGCACGCGTATTGCCGACGCTTTCAAACCTTCCCATGGCGGTGACACGTTCATTGAAAAGCGGTGCAATGGAACGAACATGACCGAGAATATCCCGTTCTTCCATAAGCTCCATCGTCCGTTTGGCCACCGCCGCCGGCACCGGATGCGCCGAATAGGTATAACCGTGGCCGAACTGGCCGAGGCGATTTGCCTGTTCTTCAACACCTGCCGCCACCTTGCCGGAGACCATGACGGCGGATATCGGCAGATAGGCCGATGAAAGGGCCTTGGCGCAGGTCAGAATATCAGGCTTGATCCCGAAAGTTTCGGATCCCCACATATTGCCGGTACGGCCGAAGCCGCAAATCACCTCATCGGCGATCATGAGGATGTCATTCTTGTCAAGAATCGGCTTGAGCGCCTGGAAATACCCTTCCGGCGGCACGATGACGCCGCCCGCTCCCATCAGGGGCTCGGCAATGAAGGCACCGATCGTGTCCGCGCCTTCCCGTTCGATCATCTCTTCAAGTTCGTGCATGATACGGCTGGTGAATTCAGCCTCGCTTTCGCCGTCATGGGCATCCTGGAAATAATGCGGCGATGAGGTGTGGCGGGCAAAATCAAGCGGCAGGCCAAACCCATCCTGAACATAGGCCAGCGCCGTCAGGCTGGCGGCCGCGAGGGTGACCCCGTGATACGCCCGCTTGCGGCTGATGATCTTCTTCTTCTCCGGCTTGCCGATGGCCGCATGATAGTACCAGACCATCTTGATGGCGGTGTCATTGGCCTCTGATCCGGAATTACAGAAGAACACCTTTTCAAGCCCTTCCGGAGCAATCCGGATGAGGATTTCGGCAAGATCAATGGCTGGATTGACGGTCTTGCCGGTAAAACTGTGGTAATAGGGCAGATTCTGCATCTGCTCTGCTGCTGCCTTCACGAGTTCGGGCTCGTTGAACCCGAGCGAGGCGCACCACAATCCGCTCATCCCCTCAATATACTCTTTCCCATCGGCATCGGTGACATAGATCCCGCTGCCGGAATTGATGATCTGCGGGCCTTTTTCCTTCAGCATAGCCGGGCTGGTGTAAGGATGCAGGTGATGGGCGATATCTCGTGCTTCTGCAGAATTGGGGGAGAATTGTTCAGGTTTGTTCATGGCTTTACCTCATTGATTGATGATCAGACATGCTGACCGCCATTAATATGAATTTCCGCACCATTAAGATAGCTCGAGGCATCGGAACAGAGAAAATAGATAGTTTCCGCCACCTCATCGGTGGTGCCCAACCGGCGCATGGGAATATCGGGCAGGACCTTTGCTTCGGTCTCGGGAGAGAGGATATCGGTTTTGATTTCCCCCGGCGCAATCGCGTTGACACGCACACCGAGCGGCCCGAAATCCGCCGCCATCTCCCGGGTCAGCGCCGCCAGCGCGGCCTTGGATGTAGCATAGGCTGTACCAGCGAAACTATGCACCCGGCTTCCGGCGATGGACGTGACATTGACAATCGATCCCTGGCCCTTGACCAGCGATGCACTCAACCCCCGGGCAAGCATAATCGGGGCAAAGAAATTCACCTGAAAAACCTGACTCCAGGTTTCCATCGGCGTATGCAGGCTGTCCATGCGTTGCTGATCGGGCATTTTTGGGGAAATACCGGCATTGTTCACCAGCGCATTGAGGGGCTGGCCATTGAGCCGCTCCAGGAGTTCACTCACTCCCTTTTCGATGCTGGATACATCGCCAAGATCCACCTGAAGGTGATCTTCCTCACCGGCGGGCCAGGGACAGTTTTCAGGAAAAGCATGTCGGGAACAGGTGATGATGCGCCATCCTTCCTGGGAAAAACGCTTCACGGTCGCGTGCCCTATGCCCCGGCTTGCGCCGGTCAAAACTAGGATGGGTTTTTGCTTCGTCATGAATGGCCCTTGGCTATGTTTTTCACCTTATCCCCAGAAACCCCATACGGCAAGACCTGCGACCACCAGCCAGGCAATCCCCTTGAAGAGGAAAAAGAGAAACGCCCCAACCCCGAGATGCTTAAGCCAGCGTTTGCGGGACGGCCCGGCGGTGTCTTTGTCAGTCGGCGGGTCTGCCAAACCCTCGCCCCCCCATGAACGTTTCGATGAACCCCTGCCTCAGCTCGCGCGCCCAGCGCTCAAGCTCAAAGGGGCCGCCATCTTCGTAAACACCGCTGTCAACATAGACCCTGACGGCCTGCTCCCTCCCATCGGGCAGAACTGCCATCATTACCTCAAGACTGTATGTATCCCCTTCGAACTTGTCCAGAGCGTCAATATCTTCTTGTGAAAGATCATGCAGGATAAGCCCTTCCACCACGCCATCCGGCGAAGGCCGGATCATGGGGAAGTCTCCTCCGCGAACAAGCCGTGCCTGATATCCTCTTATCAGCGATGGGGTCACGCGCGGCACGGCATGGCCGATCACCACCTCACGAATGGCCGTATCACGCAAGGTTCCATATACAAAGACATCCATCCTGATCCCTCCTTCAAAGGATAAACAACTACCTGCACTCTTGCCGATTGACTTGCCCTGCCTCAATCAGGACCACAACTGGAAAAACAACTTTCCAGACCTCGGAACTGGAGTATAGTACGTGAAATTCTTGATCAGACAGAGCCAATGCGCAAGGCAGATTATATCATCATCGGGGCAGGTTCGGCCGGATGTGTTCTCGCGAACCGACTGACGGAAGACCCGAAAGTCAGTGTCATCCTGCTTGAAGCCGGTGGCGAAGATCGCAACCCTCTCATCCATATTCCGGCAGGATATATCAAGACCATGGTCAATCCGGCCATAAACTGGATGTTTGAAAGCGAACCTGAAGCCAATACCGCCATGCGCCCCATCGCGTTTCCGCGAGGCAAGGTCATGGGCGGATCATCGGCGATCAATGCCATGCTCTATGTGCGCGGGCAGTCACATGATTACGATGGCTGGGCCCAGCGCGGCAATCGTGGCTGGTCGTATCAGGATGTGCTGCCCTATTTCCGCCAGGCCGAGCATTGCGAAGCTCTGGAGAGCGAAGACATGGACCCCGATCTTCGTGGCCGCGGCGGGCCGCTCAATGTGGCGATGGTCCGCTCACGCTACAAGGCCCTTGATCTGGTGATTGACGCGGCCGAACACCTCGGCTACCCGCGCAACCCGGATTACAACGGCCATGACCAGGAAGGCTTTGCCTATTATCAGGTCACCCAGAAGAACGGAGTCCGCCATTCGGCCAAGAAAGCCTATATTGATCCGGTCCGGCACCGGAAAAACCTGACAATCCTGCCACGAACCCGGGCAACCGGCCTGATCATGGAAGGGCGAAAAGCTGTCGGCGTGCTTGGCCGGAAAGATGGACAGGATATCCGGCTTGAAGCCGGCCGGGAGGTGTTTCTTTCCGCAGGTGCGATCCAGTCCCCTCAACTGCTTGAATTAAGCGGCATCGGCAATCCGGAAATTCTGGCACGGCACGGTATCGAGCCTCGCCATGACCTTTCCGGTGTTGGCGAAAATCTGCAGGATCATTATATCTCGCGAATTTCATGGAAACTGAACGGTAATATTTCGATCAATCATCTGTCACGAGGACTTGCGCTGGCAGGCGAGGTTGTCAAATACGCCCTGACACGACGCGGGGCATTGTCACTTCCCGCCGGTATTCTCGGCGGTTTCGTGAAATCGCGCCCTGGTCTCATCGGCCCGGACATCCAGTATCACATCGCCAATGCCAGTTTCGCCAATCCGGCCAGGCGCATATTTGATGATTTCCCCGGCATGACCTTCGGCCCCTGCCAGCTGCGTCCGGAAAGTCGGGGGCATATCCATCTCCGCTCACCGAACCCGACCGATGCGCCGATGATTTTCCCGAATTATCTTGAGAGCGATGAAGACCAGCGGGTGCATGTCGCAGGGCTGAAGATCGCGCGCGATATCATGCAAAGCGATATCATGCGACCACATGTGAATATTGAACTCCGGCCCGGCAAGGAAATCGGCAGCGACGCGGATCTCCTTGCCTATGCGAGGGAAACCGGCGTTACGCTATATCACCCTGTGTCCACCTGCCGGATGGGCCCGTCGCCCGCATCAGGGGATGTGGTGGATGAAAGGCTGCGCGTTCACGGTATAGATGGCCTGCGTGTCGTGGATGCCTCGATCATGCCCACGCTTGTTTCAGGCAACACAAATGCGCCAACCATCATGATTGGAGAAAAGGGCGCGGCCATGATCAAGGAAGATCACGGCAGAAAACACTAGGATCAGGACTGGACACGAACGCTTTCTCTGCCCCATATAGGGGAAGGCGTTGAAAGGATCAAAAAATGAGTGTTGAGCAAGCCGATCTTCGTAAAGCTTTTGGCAGTTTCATGACCGGCGTTACCGTGGTCACGGCCCGCAACGGAAGCAACCAGCCTCTCGGCTTTACCGCCAATTCTTTCAGTTCAGTATCGCTTGAGCCACCTTTGTTGCTGATCTGCATTGATAAATCCTCTGAAAATCTAAGCGCCTTCAGTGATGCCGGTCATTTTGCCGTCAACATCCTTGCCCATGACCAGCAGGAGATATCAACTCGTTTTGCCCGCAATGTCGAAGATCGTTTTGCCGGCATAGACTGGTCGTTAAGCGATGAAGGCACCCCGATCCTTGGTGGCACTGCGGCATTTTTCAGCTGCCGGATGCACAAGACCGTCGATGCCGGCGATCATGTCATCATGATTGGCGAGGTTGTCTCTTGCGCCAGCACCGACAAGCCTGGCCTCGGCTATCATAAAGGCAGGTATTTCACCCTCGGCCATGACTGAACCGATCCCCATTCTGATCATCGGGGATGGGTATGCAGGTGCCGTCCTGACCCTGCATCTCCTTGAACGCGGCATCGACACATCGCGGATGGCCATTCTTGGCCCTGATCGTCTGGGTGCTGGCAAGGCGTATGGCTGCCGAAACCCTGACTTCCGGCTCAATGTCCGGGATGATCTGATGATGCTGCGTCCCGGCGACAGCCAGCATTTCGCCACCTGGGCCGAACATAACCTCAAGGATCCCGATGCCGAAACCAGCGCTGGCAGGTTTTTCCGGCGTCAGGATTTTGCCCGCTACCTTGAACAGGAAATCCATGACGCCCTAGGAGGCCGGGAATTGCTGCAAATCAGGGACCGGGCGCATGACCTTAAACCCATCACCGGCAAGAAAGAGACATGCTGGCACATCACCACAACAGAGAGGAGAAATCTGGCAGCGGAAACGGTTGTGCTCGCGCTGGGGAATCCTGATCCTTCCCCCACCTTCCCCTTGAGCGATGGCGCGCGCAAACACCTGATCCCGAATGCCTGGACCGGCACCTGGGTTGAGCAGGTGGACAAGGATGCCGATATGACCGTCATCGGCGGCGGATTGACCGCCATGGACGCCATCCTCACCCTCGAGCAGAGAGGTCACCGCGGCCAGATCAACATCATCAGCCCCATTGGAATGCTTCCCCCCCGGCAAACTGCCTGGATACGAAAAGCCCCCTACCCCTGGCCACGCCATCTCAGCGGCCGGGAATTCCTCGCGATATTCCGGCGGCAACTTGGTGATGGTGACTGGAAAGACCCGGACTGGCAGGCCAGATTTGAATCCCTGCGGCCGGGTATTTCATTCGCCTGGCAGAACCTGCCCGAGACCGACCGCCAACGGTTGAAGCAAGAAATGGGCTGGTGGTGGCAGCTTATCCGCTATCGCGCCTCACCACAGACGGTGGCAGCGGCCGCAAGGCTTGAGGCCTCAGGCCAGCTAAAACTCTATCATGGCCGTTGCGAGGCTGCCCGGACAGGTGAAAACGACAAGGCACGCATCACCATATCCCTTGCTGATGAAACCACCCATGAGGTTGACACCGATCACCTTCTTCTTGCCACCGGGGCCGGGAAGGACCCGCTTGCCGCCAGCATGTTCCAGAACGGTCTTCTGGCCGGATCACCGGCAGGGCTCAAGGTGGACCACGGGCTTAACGTCCTTGGTGCAGATGGTCTTCCGCTTGGCCGCTGCCATGCGATAGGACCGCCGACAGCCTTTGCCCTTGGTGATGTCATCGGCGCCAGCAGTATTGGCCGCCAGGCTTTTGATCTCGCCCGTCATCTGGCCGGAGACAGGTGATGAAGGCAGAACGCTTCTGGGAGACAACGCCGCTCGAAGAGATGAGCCCTGATGAATGGGAAAGCCTCTGCGATGGCTGCGGCAAATGCTGCGTTATCAAACTCGAAGATGTGGATGACGGCACGATCCACTATACCGATATCGGCTGCCGACTTCTGGATGGAAAGACATGCCGTTGCACCGATTACGCAAACCGGAAGAAAGAAGTGCCGGATTGCGTCATTCTATCCCCATCGAGCCTCGACAGCCTGCCGTGGATGCCTTCAACCTGCGCGTATCGGCTTATCCATGAAGGCAAGCCTCTGCCCCGTTGGCATCCGTTGATTACAGGAGATCCCGAAAGTACCCATAAGGCCGGCATCTCCGTCAAAGGACAAATAATTCATGAAGATGATATTGCGGAAGATGACTACCCCGCACATATAAAAGAATGGGATTGATGGAGAAGACATGACCGAACAGGAACCGAAACGCCAAAGCGGAAGCCTGCGCTGGGTGCTTTACGCCCTGATCACGGCGCTGATTATCGCAAGCCTCTATCAGAGCCGCAATGCCAAGGCCCCTGATTGGGAGCAGTGCAAAGAGTCGCTCTTCACCCAGATGATCAGCGGTGACTGCACCCCGCGTCGAGGTCTCGGCGGGGATCAGAGCCCT is a window of Alphaproteobacteria bacterium LSUCC0684 DNA encoding:
- a CDS encoding FAD/NAD(P)-binding protein; this translates as MTEPIPILIIGDGYAGAVLTLHLLERGIDTSRMAILGPDRLGAGKAYGCRNPDFRLNVRDDLMMLRPGDSQHFATWAEHNLKDPDAETSAGRFFRRQDFARYLEQEIHDALGGRELLQIRDRAHDLKPITGKKETCWHITTTERRNLAAETVVLALGNPDPSPTFPLSDGARKHLIPNAWTGTWVEQVDKDADMTVIGGGLTAMDAILTLEQRGHRGQINIISPIGMLPPRQTAWIRKAPYPWPRHLSGREFLAIFRRQLGDGDWKDPDWQARFESLRPGISFAWQNLPETDRQRLKQEMGWWWQLIRYRASPQTVAAAARLEASGQLKLYHGRCEAARTGENDKARITISLADETTHEVDTDHLLLATGAGKDPLAASMFQNGLLAGSPAGLKVDHGLNVLGADGLPLGRCHAIGPPTAFALGDVIGASSIGRQAFDLARHLAGDR
- a CDS encoding YcgN family cysteine cluster protein, with translation MKAERFWETTPLEEMSPDEWESLCDGCGKCCVIKLEDVDDGTIHYTDIGCRLLDGKTCRCTDYANRKKEVPDCVILSPSSLDSLPWMPSTCAYRLIHEGKPLPRWHPLITGDPESTHKAGISVKGQIIHEDDIAEDDYPAHIKEWD